The nucleotide sequence GACTGCTCGTCAACTTTTGAACAACCTGATGAGCGAGATTCGGACATTAATCGTCAATCTGCCACTAGAAACGTATCCTGATGCTATGAGAGAGGCAGCCCGGTTGTTGAGCGAAGGAAAAACCGATGCAGCCAGAACACTTTTGCAAGTTGCTCTCTCAACCCTAGTGCTAACAGAGCAATCTCGACCAATTCCGCTGCTCAATGCTTACACCCTCTTAGTAGATGCAGTCGATCTAGCAGAGAGCGATCCAGAGCAAACGCTGAGGTTGTTGAAAGACGCTCGCACTCAACTTAAGTTGGCTCAAGAACTGGGCTACGCCAGAAGTAATCCTGAGTATGCAGAACTTGAGCAGGCAATCAAAAATCTGGAGCGGCAAGTTAAGGCAAGTGAGAAAACCACAGACGCATTTGCCAAGCTTCAGGAAAGATTCTCTAGTTTCTTCAATAAGGTATCCGCAGCCATCAATCCAGCTTAATGAAGGCAGAAGGCAGGTGGTCACTGAGCGTAGCCGAAGTGAGGCAGAAGGCAGGAGTTAGTTATTCTTACCCTTTGCCTGTCTCTAGTCTCCCTCATCTTCCTTTTCCCATACTTCAATCGAGCGAGGCGCAAAACAAGTTAACAAATCAGGAC is from Cylindrospermum stagnale PCC 7417 and encodes:
- a CDS encoding YfdX family protein, with protein sequence MNSQTLNQPDIRLQQEIDKETKKATDEAERCLDREAVSAIEETRNAINAIEEENTQEAIAALERATGKLDILVARYPELGLVPVMTQVSIINVAPLDLHVIERIRTQLKNAFNNEDFPTARQLLNNLMSEIRTLIVNLPLETYPDAMREAARLLSEGKTDAARTLLQVALSTLVLTEQSRPIPLLNAYTLLVDAVDLAESDPEQTLRLLKDARTQLKLAQELGYARSNPEYAELEQAIKNLERQVKASEKTTDAFAKLQERFSSFFNKVSAAINPA